One Erpetoichthys calabaricus chromosome 9, fErpCal1.3, whole genome shotgun sequence genomic region harbors:
- the LOC127529100 gene encoding craniofacial development protein 2-like, giving the protein MMVVQPPAIDDQMTLFYSGGDKREAGVGFMVTSHAARSVIAFQPISDRLAVLTIKGTIKTHIISVYAPTETCQDPVKDDFYNQLQQTLDSLPQTDVILLAGDFNAHIGTDRTGWENSMGQFGHGHINDNGLRLLSIANGSQTNVQLDGVQIEQVQKFKYLGSLVQEKKVASTVEVHSRIGQATAAFASLKWCLWKQTHISNKTKIRLFKTLILPILFYGSETWTLLKQDLNKLEVFQMRCLR; this is encoded by the exons ATGATGGTTGTCCAACCACCGGCCATCGACGATCAAATGACACTTTTCTACTCAGGTGGAGACAAAAGAGAGGCAGGTGTCGGATTTATGGTTACCAGTCACGCGGCCAGGAGTGTGATCGCATTCCAACCAATATCCGACCGCCTAGCAGTCCTCACCATTAAAGGCACTATCAAAACCCACATTATCTCCGTCTACGCTCCAACAGAGACCTGTCAGGATCCAGTCAAAGATGATTTCTACAATCAACTACAACAAACGCTGGATTCCCTCCCACAGACTGATGTGATCCTCCTGGCTGGTGATTTTAATGCGCACATCGGCACAGATCGAACGGGATGGGAAAACTCGATGGGTCAATTTGGACATGGACATATTAATGACAATGGATTGCGTCTTCTATCCATCGCCA ACGGATCGCAGACAAATGTGCAACTCGATGGTGTGCAGATCGAGCAGGTCCAAAAATTCAAATACCTTGGGTCGCTGGTCCAGGAGAAGAAAGTGGCGTCCACAGTAGAGGTCCACAGTCGAATTGGTCAAGCAACCGCGGCATTTGCTTCCCTAAAGTGGTGCCTGTGGAAGCAAACCCACATCTCCAACAAGACCAAAATTCGACTCTTCAAAACTCTGATTCTGCCAATTCTCTTCTATGGATCCGAGACGTGGACACTGCTCAAGCAAGACCTCAACAAACTCGAGGTCTTCCAAATGCGATGCCTGCGATAA